From one Formosa sediminum genomic stretch:
- the rpoC gene encoding DNA-directed RNA polymerase subunit beta': MARKQDKNTVKRFNKISIGLASPESILAESNGEVLKPETINYRTHKPERDGLFCERIFGPVKDYECACGKYKRIRYKGIVCDRCGVEVTEKKVRRDRVGHINLVVPVAHIWYFRSLPNKIGYLLGLPSKKLDMIIYYERYVVIQPGNAKNEEGEPLQKMDFLTEEEYLNVLETLPQDNQYLEDTDPNKFLAKMGAECLIELLARIDLDALSYQLRHKANTETSKQRKTEALKRLQVVEALRESNEYRENRPEWMIMKVIPVIPPELRPLVPLDGGRFATSDLNDLYRRVIIRNNRLKRLVEIKAPEVILRNEKRMLQESVDSLFDNTRKASAVKTDSNRPLKSLSDSLKGKQGRFRQNLLGKRVDYSARSVIVVGPEMKLFECGLPKNMAAELYKPFVIRKLIERGIVKTVKSAKKIIDKKEPVVWDILENVLKGHPILLNRAPTLHRLGIQAFQPKLIEGKAIQLHPLVCTAFNADFDGDQMAVHLPLGPEAILEAQMLMLASHNILNPANGSPVTVPSQDMVLGLYYMTKLRKSTPEVPIKGEGLTFYSPEEVEIAFNEKRVDLNAGIKVRTYDFNEEGELVLQIIETTVGRVLFNEKVPHAAGYINQVLTKKSLRDIIGNILRVTSVPETAEFLDAIKTLGYKFAFQGGLSFSLGDIIIPPEKQGMIDKANGLVDGIMGNYNMGLITNNERYNQVIDIWTSTNAELTELSMKRIREDQQGFNSVFMMLDSGARGSKEQIRQLTGMRGLMAKPKKSNAGGGEIIENPILSNFKEGLSILEYFISTHGARKGLADTALKTADAGYLTRRLVDVSQDVIINSEDCGTLRGVEVTALKKNDEVVESLGERVIGRVSLHDVYNPLTEELLVSEGQLIDDDIADKINQSPLDAVEVRSPLSCEAKKGICAKCYGRNLSTNKMVQLGEAVGVVAAQSIGEPGTQLTLRTFHVGGIAGNISEDNKLIVKFDGVAEIEDLKTVKGVDAEGNTVDIVISRTSELKLIDKKTGITLSTNNIPYGSTIFIDNGVDLKKGDVVCQWDPYNGVIISEFAGKVRYENIEQGITYQVEIDEQTGFQEKVISESRNKKLIPTLHVDDAKGNPIRSYNLPVGAHLMIDDGEKIGVGKILVKIPRKSAKAGDITGGLPRVTELFEARNPSNPAVVSAIDGVVTFGKIKRGNREIIVESKLGDVKKYLVKLSNQILVQENDYVKAGMPLSDGSITPNDILNIKGPSAVQQYLVNEVQEVYRLQGVKINDKHFEVVVRQMMRKVQIKDSGDTIFLEDQLVHKADFIEENDKIFGLKVVENAGDSTNLKEGQLITPFTLRDENSLLRREDKALVTARDAQPATATPILQGITRASLQTKSFISAASFQETTKVLNEAAVAGKVDYLEGLKENVIVGHKIPAGTGMRKYDHIIVGSKEEFDEMMQAKKQEVNFN, encoded by the coding sequence ATGGCAAGAAAACAAGATAAGAATACAGTAAAGAGGTTTAATAAAATCTCAATTGGTTTAGCCTCACCAGAGTCTATTTTAGCAGAGTCTAACGGTGAAGTGTTAAAGCCAGAAACTATCAATTATCGAACACATAAACCAGAACGAGATGGTTTATTCTGTGAGCGTATTTTTGGTCCTGTAAAAGACTACGAATGTGCCTGTGGAAAATATAAGCGTATTCGCTACAAAGGTATTGTATGTGACCGTTGTGGTGTTGAAGTAACAGAAAAGAAGGTACGTCGTGATAGAGTAGGACACATTAATCTTGTTGTTCCTGTTGCACACATCTGGTACTTCCGTTCTTTACCAAATAAAATTGGTTATTTATTAGGGTTACCTTCTAAGAAATTAGATATGATTATTTACTACGAACGCTACGTAGTAATCCAACCGGGTAATGCTAAAAACGAAGAAGGAGAACCATTACAAAAAATGGATTTCTTAACTGAAGAAGAGTATTTAAATGTTTTAGAAACACTTCCTCAAGATAATCAATACTTAGAAGATACAGACCCAAATAAATTCTTAGCGAAAATGGGTGCTGAGTGTTTAATCGAACTTTTAGCGCGTATTGATCTTGATGCATTATCATATCAATTACGTCATAAAGCAAATACAGAAACGTCTAAACAACGTAAAACTGAAGCTTTAAAACGTTTACAAGTTGTAGAAGCACTACGTGAGTCTAATGAATATAGAGAGAATCGTCCAGAATGGATGATCATGAAAGTGATTCCTGTAATTCCACCAGAATTACGTCCGTTAGTACCATTAGATGGAGGTCGTTTTGCGACTTCAGATTTAAATGATTTATACCGTCGTGTAATTATCCGTAACAACCGTCTTAAAAGATTAGTTGAGATAAAAGCACCAGAAGTTATCTTACGTAATGAAAAACGTATGCTACAAGAGTCTGTAGATTCGTTATTTGATAACACACGTAAAGCTTCTGCAGTAAAAACAGATTCTAACAGACCTTTAAAATCATTATCAGATTCTTTAAAAGGTAAGCAAGGTCGTTTCCGTCAAAACTTATTAGGAAAACGTGTTGATTATTCTGCACGTTCAGTAATTGTTGTTGGACCAGAAATGAAATTGTTTGAATGTGGGTTACCAAAAAACATGGCAGCCGAGCTTTACAAACCTTTTGTAATTAGAAAATTAATTGAAAGAGGTATTGTAAAAACTGTAAAATCTGCAAAGAAAATTATAGATAAAAAAGAGCCTGTGGTTTGGGATATCTTGGAGAATGTTCTTAAAGGACATCCAATATTACTAAACCGTGCTCCTACGTTACACCGTTTGGGTATACAAGCCTTCCAACCAAAATTAATTGAGGGTAAGGCAATCCAATTACACCCATTAGTGTGTACCGCATTTAACGCCGATTTCGATGGAGATCAAATGGCAGTTCACTTACCATTAGGTCCTGAAGCTATTCTTGAAGCGCAAATGTTAATGTTAGCGTCTCATAATATCTTGAATCCAGCGAATGGTTCTCCTGTAACGGTGCCTTCTCAAGATATGGTACTTGGTCTATATTATATGACTAAGCTACGTAAATCTACTCCAGAAGTGCCAATTAAAGGTGAAGGTTTAACATTCTATTCTCCAGAGGAAGTAGAGATTGCTTTTAACGAGAAACGTGTAGACTTAAATGCTGGAATTAAAGTTAGAACATACGACTTTAATGAAGAAGGAGAATTGGTATTACAAATTATTGAAACTACTGTAGGACGTGTACTATTTAATGAAAAAGTACCGCATGCAGCTGGATATATAAACCAAGTTTTAACTAAAAAATCTTTAAGAGATATTATTGGTAATATCTTAAGAGTAACTTCTGTTCCAGAAACAGCAGAATTCTTAGATGCCATTAAAACTTTAGGTTATAAATTTGCTTTCCAAGGTGGACTATCATTTAGTTTAGGTGATATTATTATCCCACCAGAAAAGCAAGGTATGATAGATAAGGCCAATGGTCTTGTAGATGGTATTATGGGTAACTATAACATGGGACTTATAACAAACAACGAACGTTATAACCAGGTTATTGATATCTGGACCTCTACAAATGCTGAATTGACTGAATTGTCAATGAAACGTATCCGTGAAGATCAACAAGGATTTAACTCGGTATTTATGATGCTTGATTCTGGAGCGCGTGGATCTAAAGAACAGATTCGTCAGCTTACAGGTATGCGTGGATTAATGGCAAAACCTAAAAAATCTAACGCAGGAGGTGGAGAAATCATTGAAAACCCAATTCTTTCTAACTTTAAAGAAGGACTTTCAATTTTAGAATACTTTATCTCTACGCACGGTGCTCGTAAAGGTCTTGCAGATACCGCTCTTAAAACTGCCGATGCAGGGTACTTAACACGTCGTCTTGTAGATGTATCTCAAGATGTAATCATTAACAGTGAAGACTGTGGTACTTTAAGAGGTGTAGAAGTTACAGCATTAAAGAAAAATGATGAAGTTGTTGAGTCTTTAGGAGAACGCGTAATTGGACGTGTATCTTTACATGATGTTTACAACCCATTAACAGAAGAATTATTAGTTTCTGAAGGTCAATTAATAGATGATGATATCGCAGATAAAATCAATCAATCGCCTTTAGATGCTGTTGAAGTACGTTCACCTTTAAGCTGTGAGGCTAAGAAAGGTATTTGTGCTAAATGTTATGGTCGTAACCTATCTACCAACAAAATGGTACAATTAGGAGAAGCTGTTGGTGTAGTTGCTGCGCAATCTATTGGAGAACCAGGAACTCAGTTAACATTACGTACGTTCCACGTTGGAGGTATTGCAGGTAACATTTCAGAAGACAATAAACTTATTGTTAAGTTTGATGGAGTTGCAGAAATCGAAGATCTTAAAACGGTTAAAGGTGTTGATGCAGAAGGTAATACTGTAGATATTGTTATCTCTCGTACTTCAGAATTAAAACTTATAGATAAGAAAACAGGAATTACTTTAAGTACAAACAATATCCCTTATGGTTCTACTATCTTTATTGATAATGGTGTAGATCTTAAAAAAGGAGATGTAGTTTGTCAATGGGATCCATATAACGGTGTAATTATCTCTGAATTTGCAGGTAAAGTACGTTATGAAAATATTGAGCAAGGTATTACTTATCAAGTAGAAATCGATGAGCAAACAGGATTCCAAGAAAAAGTAATTTCAGAATCAAGAAATAAAAAATTAATACCAACCCTTCATGTAGATGATGCAAAAGGTAACCCTATCCGTTCTTACAACTTACCAGTTGGAGCACACTTAATGATAGACGATGGTGAAAAGATTGGTGTTGGTAAAATTTTAGTAAAAATTCCTCGTAAATCTGCTAAAGCAGGGGATATTACAGGAGGTTTACCACGTGTTACAGAATTGTTTGAAGCACGTAACCCTTCTAACCCAGCTGTAGTAAGTGCTATTGATGGTGTGGTTACTTTTGGTAAAATTAAGCGTGGTAATCGTGAGATTATTGTAGAATCTAAATTAGGAGATGTTAAGAAATATCTAGTTAAATTATCTAATCAGATCTTAGTACAAGAAAATGATTATGTAAAAGCAGGTATGCCACTTTCTGATGGTTCTATCACACCTAACGATATCTTAAACATTAAAGGCCCTTCAGCTGTACAACAATACTTAGTGAATGAAGTTCAAGAAGTATACCGTTTACAAGGGGTGAAAATTAATGATAAGCACTTCGAGGTTGTTGTTAGACAAATGATGCGTAAAGTTCAAATTAAAGATTCTGGAGATACTATTTTCTTAGAAGATCAATTGGTTCATAAAGCAGACTTTATCGAAGAAAATGATAAAATTTTCGGATTAAAAGTTGTTGAAAACGCTGGAGATTCTACTAATCTTAAAGAGGG
- the rpoB gene encoding DNA-directed RNA polymerase subunit beta, giving the protein MLVTQAERLNFSSIVNRTEYPDFLDIQIKSFQDFFQLETKSEERGNEGLYNTFMENFPITDTRNQFVLEFLDYFVDPPRYSLEECIERGLTYSVPLKARLKLYCTDPEHEDFETIVQDVYLGTIPYMTPSGTFCINGAERVVVSQLHRSPGVFFGQSFHANGTKLYSARVIPFKGSWIEFATDINSVMYAYIDRKKKLPVTTLFRAIGFERDKDILEIFDLAEEIKVSKSGLKKYQGRKLAARVLNTWHEDFVDEDTGEVVSIERNEIVLDRDTILDKDNIEEILEANVKTVLLHKESAEQGDYAIIHNTLQKDPTNSEKEAVEHIYRQLRNAEPPDEETARGIIDKLFFSDQRYSLGEVGRYRMNKKLQLDIGMDKQVLTKEDIITIIKYLIELINSKAEIDDIDHLSNRRVRTVGEQLSSQFGVGLARMARTIRERMNVRDNEVFTPIDLINAKTLSSVINSFFGTNQLSQFMDQTNPLAEITHKRRLSALGPGGLSRERAGFEVRDVHYTHYGRLCPIETPEGPNIGLISSLSVYAKVNSMGFIETPYRPVSDGVVDIVNPPVYLSAEEEEEKLIAQATVQIDENAKIVHDKVIARMEGDFPVIEPTALHYTDVAPNQISSISASLIPFLEHDDANRALMGSNMMRQAVPLLRVDAPIVGTGLERQVAKDSRVLINAEGNGVVEYVDANEITIRYDRTEDEASVSFDSDTKTYPLVKFRKTNQGTSINLKPIVRKGDKIEKGQVLCQGYATENGELALGRNMKVAFMPWKGYNFEDAIVISEKVVREDIFTSIHIDEYSLEVRDTKLGNEELTNDIPNVSEEATKDLDENGMIRVGAEVKPGDILIGKITPKGESDPTPEEKLLRAIFGDKAGDVKDASLKASPSLNGVVIEKKLFARAVKDKRKRAKDKEDIAQLEAVYYTKFEDLKAILIDKLFALVGGKTAQGIFNDLGEEVLPKGKKYTLKMLNSVEDYTHLTSGVWTTDEHTNKLVADLIHNYKIKENDLQGSLRREKFTISVGDELPAGIIKLAKVYIAKKRKLKVGDKMAGRHGNKGIVARIVRQEDMPFLEDGTPVDIVLNPLGVPSRMNIGQIYETVLGWAGQKLGQKYATPIFDGATIDEITALTNKAGVPEFGHTYLYDGGTGDRFDQKATVGVIYMIKLGHMIDDKMHARSIGPYSLITQQPLGGKAQFGGQRFGEMEVWALEAYGASSTLREILTVKSDDVIGRAKTYEAIVKGEQMPEPGLPESFNVLMHELKGLGLDIRLEE; this is encoded by the coding sequence ATGTTAGTAACACAAGCTGAAAGATTAAATTTCTCGTCTATTGTTAATAGAACAGAATATCCAGATTTCTTGGATATTCAGATTAAATCCTTCCAGGATTTTTTCCAACTAGAGACCAAATCTGAAGAAAGAGGTAATGAAGGTTTATATAACACCTTCATGGAGAATTTTCCAATAACAGACACTCGTAATCAATTCGTACTAGAATTTTTAGATTACTTTGTTGATCCACCAAGATATTCTTTAGAAGAATGTATTGAAAGAGGGCTTACATACAGCGTTCCGCTTAAAGCAAGGTTAAAATTATACTGTACAGACCCTGAACATGAGGATTTCGAAACCATTGTTCAAGATGTGTACTTAGGTACAATTCCTTACATGACACCAAGTGGTACATTTTGTATTAATGGTGCTGAGCGTGTTGTAGTTTCTCAATTACACCGTTCTCCTGGAGTATTCTTTGGTCAATCATTTCACGCAAATGGTACTAAGTTATATTCAGCAAGAGTTATTCCATTTAAAGGATCTTGGATTGAATTTGCTACAGACATTAACAGTGTAATGTATGCATATATCGATCGTAAGAAAAAGTTACCAGTAACCACTTTATTTAGAGCTATAGGTTTTGAACGCGATAAAGATATTCTTGAAATATTTGATTTAGCTGAAGAAATTAAAGTGTCTAAGTCTGGACTTAAAAAATATCAAGGACGCAAATTAGCAGCTCGTGTATTAAATACATGGCATGAAGATTTCGTTGATGAAGATACAGGAGAAGTAGTTTCTATTGAACGTAACGAAATTGTTTTAGATCGTGATACTATCTTAGATAAAGATAATATTGAAGAAATTCTTGAAGCTAACGTAAAGACTGTTCTTTTACATAAAGAAAGTGCTGAACAAGGCGATTATGCTATTATTCATAATACACTTCAGAAAGATCCAACAAACTCTGAAAAAGAAGCTGTAGAGCATATCTACCGTCAATTACGTAACGCAGAACCGCCAGATGAGGAAACTGCAAGAGGAATTATTGATAAATTATTCTTCTCAGACCAACGTTACTCTTTAGGAGAAGTTGGGCGTTACAGAATGAATAAAAAATTACAATTAGATATCGGAATGGATAAGCAAGTGCTTACTAAAGAAGATATCATTACTATTATAAAATATTTAATCGAGCTTATCAATTCTAAAGCAGAGATTGATGATATTGACCACTTATCTAACCGTCGTGTTCGTACAGTTGGTGAACAATTATCTTCTCAATTTGGTGTTGGTTTAGCACGTATGGCACGTACTATTCGTGAGCGTATGAATGTGCGTGATAACGAGGTGTTTACACCAATAGACTTAATTAATGCTAAGACTTTATCGTCTGTAATTAATTCGTTCTTTGGGACTAACCAGTTATCTCAATTTATGGACCAAACCAATCCATTGGCAGAGATTACGCATAAGCGTCGTCTTTCAGCTTTAGGACCAGGAGGTTTATCTAGAGAAAGAGCAGGTTTCGAAGTACGTGACGTTCACTATACACACTATGGTCGTCTTTGTCCTATTGAAACTCCAGAAGGACCAAACATTGGTTTAATATCTTCACTTTCTGTATATGCAAAAGTGAACTCTATGGGATTCATTGAAACTCCATATAGACCTGTTTCTGATGGTGTGGTAGACATCGTTAATCCGCCTGTATATTTAAGTGCAGAAGAAGAAGAAGAAAAATTAATTGCACAAGCAACTGTGCAAATTGATGAGAATGCTAAAATTGTACATGATAAGGTTATTGCCCGAATGGAAGGTGACTTCCCTGTTATTGAGCCAACAGCATTACATTATACAGATGTTGCTCCAAACCAGATTTCATCTATATCGGCATCTTTAATTCCGTTCTTAGAGCATGATGATGCCAACCGTGCATTAATGGGATCTAACATGATGCGTCAAGCTGTACCTTTATTGCGAGTAGATGCTCCAATTGTAGGAACAGGTTTAGAACGTCAAGTTGCTAAAGATTCTCGTGTTCTTATAAATGCAGAAGGAAATGGAGTAGTAGAATATGTAGATGCTAATGAAATTACTATCCGTTACGATAGAACGGAAGATGAAGCCTCTGTAAGTTTCGATTCTGATACTAAAACATATCCTTTAGTTAAGTTTAGAAAAACAAACCAAGGAACATCTATTAACCTTAAACCAATTGTTCGTAAAGGTGATAAAATTGAAAAAGGTCAAGTACTTTGTCAAGGTTACGCTACAGAAAACGGAGAATTAGCTTTAGGTAGAAATATGAAAGTAGCCTTTATGCCTTGGAAAGGGTATAACTTTGAGGATGCAATTGTTATTTCTGAAAAAGTAGTACGTGAAGATATCTTTACATCTATACATATCGATGAGTATTCTTTAGAAGTGCGTGATACTAAATTAGGTAATGAAGAGTTAACTAATGATATCCCTAACGTTTCTGAAGAGGCAACTAAAGATTTAGATGAAAATGGTATGATTCGTGTTGGTGCTGAAGTAAAACCTGGTGATATCCTTATTGGAAAAATCACACCAAAAGGTGAATCAGATCCAACTCCTGAAGAGAAATTATTACGTGCTATCTTTGGTGATAAAGCTGGAGATGTTAAAGATGCTTCTTTAAAAGCTTCACCATCATTAAATGGTGTAGTTATAGAGAAAAAATTATTTGCTCGTGCCGTTAAAGATAAACGTAAAAGAGCTAAGGATAAAGAAGATATTGCACAATTAGAAGCGGTTTATTACACTAAATTCGAAGATCTTAAAGCAATATTAATCGATAAACTTTTCGCTTTAGTTGGCGGAAAAACAGCACAAGGAATCTTTAATGATTTAGGTGAAGAAGTATTACCAAAAGGTAAGAAATATACTTTAAAAATGTTAAATTCTGTTGAAGACTATACACACCTAACATCAGGTGTTTGGACAACAGATGAGCATACTAATAAATTGGTTGCAGACTTAATCCACAATTACAAGATTAAAGAAAACGACTTACAAGGGTCTTTAAGACGTGAGAAGTTTACAATCTCTGTAGGAGATGAGTTACCAGCTGGTATTATTAAATTAGCAAAAGTTTACATCGCTAAAAAACGTAAACTAAAAGTAGGGGATAAAATGGCAGGACGTCACGGTAACAAAGGTATTGTTGCCCGTATCGTTCGTCAAGAAGATATGCCTTTCTTAGAAGATGGAACACCTGTAGATATCGTATTAAATCCACTTGGGGTACCATCTCGTATGAACATTGGTCAAATTTATGAAACTGTTCTTGGATGGGCAGGACAAAAATTAGGTCAGAAGTATGCCACACCAATTTTTGATGGTGCAACAATTGATGAAATAACAGCCTTAACTAATAAAGCTGGAGTTCCTGAATTTGGACATACTTACTTATACGATGGTGGAACAGGAGATCGTTTTGATCAAAAAGCAACTGTTGGAGTTATTTATATGATCAAATTAGGTCACATGATTGACGACAAAATGCATGCACGTTCTATAGGACCTTACTCTTTAATTACACAACAACCATTAGGTGGTAAAGCACAATTTGGAGGTCAGCGTTTTGGAGAGATGGAAGTATGGGCACTTGAAGCATATGGTGCTTCTTCAACCCTAAGAGAAATATTGACAGTGAAATCTGATGATGTTATTGGTAGAGCTAAAACTTACGAAGCAATCGTAAAAGGAGAGCAAATGCCAGAACCAGGATTACCAGAATCTTTTAACGTACTTATGCACGAATTGAAAGGTTTAGGATTAGACATTAGATTAGAGGAATAA
- the rplL gene encoding 50S ribosomal protein L7/L12, translating into MADLKDFAEQLVNLTVKEVNELATILKDEYGIEPAAAAVAVAAGPAAGEAAEEKTEFDVILKAAGGSKLAVVKLVKELTGLGLKEAKGLVDEAPSPIKEGISKDEAEALKASLEEAGAEVELK; encoded by the coding sequence ATGGCAGATTTAAAAGATTTCGCAGAACAATTAGTTAACTTAACAGTAAAAGAAGTTAATGAATTAGCAACTATATTAAAAGATGAGTATGGTATTGAGCCTGCTGCTGCTGCTGTAGCTGTAGCTGCTGGACCTGCTGCAGGTGAGGCTGCTGAAGAAAAAACTGAATTTGATGTTATTCTTAAAGCCGCTGGTGGTTCTAAATTAGCTGTTGTAAAGTTAGTTAAAGAATTAACTGGATTAGGTTTAAAAGAAGCTAAAGGTTTAGTTGATGAAGCACCAAGCCCAATCAAAGAAGGTATTTCTAAAGACGAAGCAGAAGCTTTAAAAGCATCATTAGAAGAGGCAGGAGCTGAGGTTGAGCTTAAGTAA
- the rplJ gene encoding 50S ribosomal protein L10 — translation MTREEKSQVIEDLTAQLANNANIYLADISGLNAVTTSDLRRACFKANIKLAIVKNTLLEKAMEASDKEFGDLASVLKGNTSVMYSETGNAPAKVIKAFRKKSDKPLLKGAFIEEAVYIGDDQLDALVDIKSREELIGDIIGLLQSPAKNVVSALQSSGGKLTGILKTLSQKEG, via the coding sequence ATGACAAGAGAAGAAAAATCACAAGTAATTGAAGATCTAACTGCACAATTAGCCAATAATGCAAATATTTATTTAGCAGATATTTCAGGTTTAAATGCAGTGACTACATCAGACTTACGTCGCGCTTGTTTTAAAGCTAATATTAAATTAGCAATTGTAAAAAACACATTACTTGAAAAAGCAATGGAAGCTTCAGATAAAGAGTTTGGAGACTTAGCATCTGTTTTAAAAGGTAATACTTCAGTAATGTATTCTGAAACTGGAAATGCTCCTGCTAAAGTTATAAAAGCATTCAGAAAAAAATCTGATAAACCTTTATTAAAAGGTGCTTTTATAGAAGAAGCAGTTTACATTGGTGACGATCAATTAGATGCCTTAGTAGATATCAAATCTCGTGAAGAGTTAATTGGAGATATCATTGGATTATTACAATCGCCTGCTAAGAATGTTGTATCTGCACTTCAATCAAGTGGAGGGAAACTTACAGGTATCTTAAAAACGTTATCTCAAAAAGAGGGATAA
- the rplA gene encoding 50S ribosomal protein L1: MARLTKKQKEALAKIEKGKLYSINEASSLVKEITNAKFDASVDIAVRLGVDPRKANQMVRGVVSLPHGTGKDVKVLALVTPDKEAEAKEAGADYVGLDEYLDKIKSGWTDVDVIITMPSVMGKLGPLGRILGPRGLMPNPKTGTVTMDVAKAVTEVKAGKIDFKVDKTGIVHAAIGKASFSPDQIAGNANELLQTLIKLKPTAAKGTYVKSIFMSSTMSPSIAVEPKIG; this comes from the coding sequence ATGGCAAGATTAACAAAAAAGCAAAAAGAAGCTTTAGCAAAAATAGAAAAAGGAAAACTTTATTCTATTAATGAAGCATCTTCATTAGTAAAAGAAATAACAAACGCAAAATTTGATGCGTCTGTTGATATTGCAGTTCGTTTAGGAGTAGATCCTAGAAAAGCGAACCAAATGGTTAGAGGTGTAGTATCTCTTCCTCATGGAACTGGTAAAGACGTAAAAGTTTTAGCATTAGTAACTCCAGACAAAGAAGCAGAAGCTAAAGAAGCTGGAGCAGATTACGTAGGTTTAGATGAATATCTTGATAAAATCAAGAGTGGATGGACAGACGTAGATGTAATTATAACTATGCCAAGTGTAATGGGGAAATTAGGACCATTAGGACGTATATTAGGACCTAGAGGTTTAATGCCAAACCCAAAAACTGGTACAGTAACTATGGATGTTGCAAAAGCAGTAACTGAAGTAAAAGCTGGTAAAATTGACTTTAAAGTTGATAAAACTGGTATTGTTCACGCTGCTATTGGTAAAGCATCTTTTAGTCCTGATCAAATTGCAGGTAACGCAAACGAATTATTACAAACATTAATAAAATTAAAGCCAACTGCGGCAAAAGGAACTTACGTAAAAAGTATTTTTATGTCTTCTACAATGAGTCCTAGTATAGCTGTTGAGCCTAAAATTGGTTAA
- the rplK gene encoding 50S ribosomal protein L11 encodes MAKELGKVVKLQVRGGAANPSPPVGPALGAAGVNIMEFCKQFNARTQDKQGKVLPVVISVYKDKSFDFVIKTPPAAVQLLEAAKLKKGSGEPNRKKVAKVSWDQIKTIAEDKMQDLNAFTIESAMKMIAGTARSMGITVTGNAPN; translated from the coding sequence ATGGCAAAAGAATTAGGTAAAGTAGTTAAGTTACAAGTTCGGGGAGGTGCAGCGAATCCGTCGCCACCGGTTGGACCCGCTTTAGGAGCTGCAGGTGTAAACATCATGGAGTTCTGTAAGCAATTCAATGCTAGAACGCAAGACAAACAAGGTAAAGTATTACCGGTTGTGATTTCTGTTTACAAAGACAAATCATTTGATTTTGTAATTAAGACACCACCAGCTGCAGTACAATTATTAGAAGCAGCTAAGTTAAAAAAGGGTTCTGGTGAGCCAAACCGAAAAAAAGTAGCTAAAGTTTCTTGGGATCAAATTAAAACTATCGCTGAAGATAAAATGCAAGATTTAAATGCATTTACAATTGAATCAGCTATGAAAATGATCGCAGGTACCGCAAGGTCTATGGGTATAACCGTGACTGGAAACGCGCCAAATTAA
- the nusG gene encoding transcription termination/antitermination protein NusG, whose translation MSETNAKKWYVVRAVSGQENKIKAYIESEISRLGMQDYVDQVLVPTEKVIQIRNGKKIQKEKVYFPGYIMVQANLTGEVPHIIRSVTNVIGFLGETKGGDPVPLRQSEVNRMLGKVDELTVDTETTVAIPYEIGETVKVIDGPFNGFDGTIEKINEEKRKLEVMVKIFGRKTPLELNYMQVEKV comes from the coding sequence ATGTCTGAAACAAATGCTAAAAAGTGGTATGTTGTAAGAGCTGTAAGTGGTCAAGAGAATAAAATTAAAGCCTATATAGAAAGTGAGATTTCTCGTTTAGGAATGCAAGATTATGTAGATCAAGTACTTGTTCCAACAGAAAAAGTAATACAAATTCGTAACGGAAAAAAAATACAAAAAGAAAAAGTGTATTTTCCTGGTTACATTATGGTTCAAGCTAATTTAACTGGAGAAGTACCTCATATTATAAGATCTGTAACTAACGTTATTGGTTTTTTAGGTGAAACTAAAGGAGGTGATCCAGTACCATTAAGACAATCTGAAGTAAACAGAATGTTAGGTAAGGTTGATGAACTTACTGTAGATACAGAAACTACAGTTGCTATACCTTACGAAATTGGAGAAACTGTTAAAGTAATTGACGGTCCATTTAATGGATTTGATGGTACAATTGAAAAGATTAACGAAGAAAAGCGTAAGCTTGAAGTAATGGTAAAGATTTTTGGAAGAAAAACACCATTAGAGTTAAACTACATGCAAGTAGAGAAAGTATAA
- the secE gene encoding preprotein translocase subunit SecE: MAGFVNYVKESFEELKHNVTWPTMAEAQSLTILVAVFSTVFSLAIWGVDTVFSKAISYYFHLIN; encoded by the coding sequence ATGGCTGGATTTGTAAATTACGTAAAAGAATCATTCGAAGAGTTAAAGCATAATGTAACTTGGCCTACTATGGCAGAAGCACAAAGCTTAACTATTTTGGTTGCTGTATTTTCTACAGTGTTCTCTTTAGCAATATGGGGAGTAGATACAGTATTCAGCAAGGCAATTTCGTATTACTTTCATTTAATCAACTAA